The Sorangiineae bacterium MSr11954 DNA segment GACGCGGCCGGGGGACGAGGTCATCGTGGGCGAGGGCGCGCACGTGTTCTCCAACGAGGGCGCGGCGGGCGCGGCGCTCTCCAACGTGCAGTTCGCGGTGACCGGCGTGGGGCGCGATGGCTTCCTCACGGCCGACGAGGTGGAGGCGGCCATCAAGCCGGTGGCCAATTGGTTCCCGCGCACGTCGCTGGTGTGGATCGAGAACACCATCAACCGCGCCGGCGGGCGCGTATTTCCGCAGGCCGACGTGCGGGCCATCGCCGATCGGATCGCGCCGCACGGGCTCGCGTTGCACCTGGACGGTGCGCGCATCTGGAATGCGAGCGCGGCCACCCAGGTATCGGTGACCGAGCTCGCGGCGCCGTTCGACACGGTCAGCGTGTGCTTCTCCAAGGGGCTCGGCGCGCCGGTGGGGAGCGCGCTCGCGGGCCCCGCGGCGCGGATCAAAGAGGCGCGGCGTCTGCGCCACCGGTGGGGCGGCGGCATGCGGCAGTCGGGGATCATCGCGGCTGGCGCACGCTATGCGCTCGCGCACCACCGCGCGCGTTTGGTCGAGGACCACGCGAACGCGCGGCGCTTCGCGGAGCAGCTGCTCGCGCAAGGTTTGCCTGGTCTCTCGGTGAACCTTGCGGGGGTGGAGACGAACATCGTCAACATCGATCTCGACACCCCGGCGGCCCCCGTCTCCTTGGCCGCGCGCGAGCTCGGTCTCCTGATCAATGCCTCGGCGCCGCGGCGCTTGCGCGCGGTCACGCACCTCGATGTGACGAGCGCGCAGATCGACGAGGCCGTCACCCTTTTGGCGCGCGCGGTCCACGCCTGCCGCACCCACCGGAGCGCATGAAGGCGGTGGCTTCGAAGCTGCTGGGGATCGTCGCCATCGCATGCACCGTCGTCGCGTGCCGCGCCGCCAAGGATCCCGCTTATGTGCGCGCGTTCCACGAGGCCGAGCGCGCGGAAACGGCGGGCCGCTACACCGAGGCGGCGGCGCGCTTCGACAGCGCCGAGGCGATCGCGCCCAACGCGCGCGAGAAGAACCACGCCGCCTACCTAGCCGCCAAGATGCTCGCGCGCGGAGGCGACTACGCCGGCGCGAGCGCGCGTCTCGAGCGGCTCGCGCACCAAACTCCGGAGACCGAGCATACGGCGCGCGCGTTCTACGATCTGGCGGACATCCGCATCGACCACGGCGATCCAGACCGAGGCTACGCCGATCTGGCGGCGCTTTTGGAGAAGCACCCGTCGAGCGGGCTGGCGACGCACGCGCTGACCCGTCTTGCCGCGCACCGCGACGAGACAGGGGGCAAGAAGGACACGATCGCGTGGCTCGATTCGCTCGGAGAGCGCCTGGGGCGCACGGAGCTGGGCGAGACCATCGCCTACCAGGCCGCCTTGCGCACGCAGTCGGTGGGGGATCTCCCTGGGGCGCACGCGCGTTACCTCGCCATCGTCCAGCGCTGGCCCTACCCGTACGGCAACACCTTCGACGACTCGCTCTACCGGGCCAGCGAAATCGACGAGACGTTGGGCAAGCCCGAGGAGGCCATCGCGCACCTGGATCGCATGCTCTCCGAGCGCGAGACCGCGAGCTTGCTCGGCACCTACCAGCGTCCGCGCTACACGCAAGCCGCCTTCCGCATCGCCACGCTCTACCGCGATCGCCTGAACGACCGCAAAAAAGCGCGCGAAGCCTTCCACCGCATCTACAGAGACTTCACCACCTCCGTCCGGCGAGACGACGCGCTCTGGCAAGAGGCCGAGCTCTATCGCCTCGACGGCGAGACCGACAACGCGTGCACGCGCGCATCCACCCTCGTCCGCGAATTTCCGGACTCACGCTACGTGCCGTGCGCGCAGGCCAAGTGCGCGAGCATCAGCCGCCCCGCAAAGAGCAACGCCCCGAAGAAGTGTCACAGCTATCTCCTCCCCCAGGCCGATCGCGACCCCTGAACTCCGCCGGCCGGCCGAAATGCCGGCGCCGTCACCTCGAAAACGCCATCGCGAACCGCGATCGAACGCGAACCCTGAACTCCGCCGGCCGACCGAAATGCCGGCGCCGTCGCCTCGAAAACGCCATCGCGAACCGCGATCGAACGCGAACCCTGAACTCCGCCGGCCGGCCGAAATGCCGGCGCCGTCGCCTCGCAAATACCATCGCGAACCGCGATCGAACGCGAACCCTGAACTCCGCCGGCCCGGCCAAAATGCCGGCGCCGTCACCTCGAAAATGCGCGCACGAACCGCGATCGGTTCGCCGGACGAGCGGCTCTCGAAAAAAGTACCGCCAACGCAAACCATGAACGAGCGGCGGGCGACGTCCAAGTGCGCGAGCATCAGCCGCCCCGCAAAGAGCAACGCCCCGAAGAAGTGTCACAGCTATCTTCTCCTCCAGGCCGATCGCGAACCCTGAACTCCGCCGGCCCGGCCGAAATGCCGGCGCCGTCGCCTCGAAAACGCGCGCACGAACCGCGAACGGTTCGCCGGACGAGCGGCTCGCTTTCGAAAAAAGTACCGCCAACGCAAACCATGAACGAGCGGCGGGGCGGCCGAAGTACCTATGCCAAGCGGGCACGAAGCGCGAACGGCTCGCCGGACGAAGCGCCGGTACCATCGCCGCGCAGCGCGCGCACGAATAGGCAAGCGCGCCCGAGACGGAAATTCGGCCGAGCACCCGCTCACGGCGGTGGTGCACGCGGCCGGGGTGCTCGACGCGGACACAAAAATCATGGGGCCGACGGCCCCCCCTCCACTCCCTTGGACCCAGCGTGGCTTGCACGATGAGGAAGGGATGATGGTGCGCGTTCGTGCCCCGATTTGGCCTTCTACGTTGGTTTTTTAGTCTTCGTCGTCTTCTTCGGACTCTTCGTCCTCGTCGTCGTCTTCTTCGTCTTCATCGTCGAGGTCTTCGTCCTCGTCGAAGTCGTCGTCGTCGACGTCTTCTTCTTCCTTTTCGTCTTCGTCTTCTTCCGGCGAGCCCTTCTTGTCGAACTTCACGTCGATGCCGACGTCGCCAAGCTGGGTGTCGAGCAACTCGAAGAGCTCGTCGATGTCGTCTCCGGACCACTCATCGAGCATGTCGGTGAGGAATTCGAAGAAATCGCCGTTGTCGAGCCGGCGCTCGATCTCTTCAACTTGTTCTTCGGTGAACGCTTCGAGGAGGTCCTCGCGCAACGTCTCCGTGTCGCCTTCTTCGATGGCATCGGCAGCCGATACCCGAATTTGTTTTACCGCACGTTTGTCGAGGTAGATCTCCATGGCGCCCCTGAACGGTGGGATGAGAGGGCGAATACTGGAAGGCGTTGGGCGCTGTCAATAAGGTGCCAAAGAGTTATTCTCGATCGGGCATGCGAACCATGACGTTCTTGGCGGCGGCGATCGCCTGTGCGTACCCGTCCATCTCCGCCGCACAAGACGCGAACCCCTCGAAAACCCCGGGAGAAACCACCCCCGCAACAGGCGGGCCCGAGCTTAGTGTGGCCGACTTGACGGCCCAGGCCCCCGCGCCACCCCCACTGCACGTTCCCTACCTCCAGTACGGCGTCTCCCTCGCCGGCGAGTTCGTTTTGACCCCCGGCCCCGTCTGCGATGTGGCGACACAGCCCCCCGCGTGCGTCCTCAACTCCGGCGGAGGCATCGCCGCCCGCGTCGGGGTTCGCACCGCCGGCCGCTTCTACTTCGGCGGCACGTACTCCTTTACCAAGCAGGACTCCGACAGCCTCTATCGCCTCGCCATCCTTCAGCAAGTCCGCGCCGAGACCCGCTACTACCTGGACACCGGACGAGACGTCGAACCCATGCTGCTCGCCGGGATCGGCCTCGGCGGCTACGGAAACGAATGGGGCATCGATACCGGCGGCCCGCTCGGCTTCTTGGGCGTCGGGGTCGAGCTCCAGATCACCCGGCGGACCGTGGTCGGCATCGCCGCCTCGTACCGGGCGCTCTATCTGAGCTCCTTCGTCGACTCGAGCGAGACCCGCCGCGAAGGAGGGGTCGCGTCGCTCTTCGGGCTGGACCTCATCCTCGAAGCCCGCGATCCGCTTTGACCAGACAACTGCCGCTTGGTTGAAGAGGAGACCCGCGCGACCGCCCGAGCCCGCAGGCGGCGCGACATGCTCGGGACCGCCCAACGTGGCGGCAGGGGGTGAGCCGAAAATCCATGCACGGGACCCTCTTGACGGATCCGCTTCCGGGGTGGTCCCATCGGCCAACTTGAATTGCGGAACGTGCGGGCGGGACAATCCAAGCCATCTGACGTTCTGTCAGGACTGTGGGGCGCGCCTCGCGCCGCGAATTGTCCCCCCGACACCGCCGGTGGGGTTGTCGCGCAACGGTCTGACGGGCGAAGCAGCGGAGCCAACCGCCGCGCCGATGCTCTATGATCTGCCCAAGCGCCGCCCCTCGGTGCCCGAGTTTCACTTCGGCCCGCCGCGCGAATCGAACGCGCCGGATGCGCCGCCGCCCGCGGAGCTCGGGGTGGAGCTGGTCACCTGCCCCCATTGCACCGGTCAGAACCGAATCGGCTCGCGCTTCTGCATGACATGCGGCCAAGTCCTGGTGCCGCCTCCCTCGCCGGAGTTCTCCGCCGCCATCGCCGCCGACCCCATCGCGCCCATGCCGATGCTCGCCATCGGCGCCCCGCCTTCGAGCGCACCGAGGGAGCCCGCCGCCCTACCCACCTCGCCGCCCCCGGCCGCCGCATCGCCCGCGCCTGCGTCGCCCGCACCGGCGCCGCCTGCACTGGCGCTGCCCGCAATTGCGCCCGCGCCGCCCGCACCCGCCATGGCGCCGGCGCCGCGCGCCCTGGAAGCCCTGCCGCAACCGCAGTCCTTGCACGACCGACCCACCCCGGTGCCCGATGGTGGTCCCTCCTCGCGCATCTGCAACCGATGCCGCGGCACCTGCGACGTGTCGGCGGCGTTCTGTAAATACTGCGGCTCCCCCCTCACCGCGCAGCCCGCGCCACGAGCCACGCCCACCCCCGCCCCGGGCCTGATGAGCGCAAGCCCGCCGAGGCCCGAGACCGCAGCCCCCGCACGACCCGAGAACCCGAGCCCCTCGCGGCTCGAAAACGCGAGCCCCCCGCGGGCCGAAAATACCATCCCCCCACGGGCGGAGGCCGCGTCCCCACCCCCGCGCCCTTCCGCCGAGCCCGTGGCGCCCGCGCGCCCCGCGGTTGCGGATGCGCCAGCTCCGGCGCCCGCGCGCGCCCCCATGGCGTCGACCCCCTCGGCCGCGGGTGTCCCGGCGTCGGTCAAGGTCGACCGGGGACGGCTCGTCATCATTGCGAAGGACGGCGGCGAGGGACAGAGCTTCCCGCTGGTGGAGGGACTCGATATCGGGCGCGCCGAGGGGGACGTCGTTCTCGGCGACGATCGCTACCTGTCACCGCGTCATGCGCGGCTGATCTGGCAGCGCGATGAGCTTGTCTTGCGGGATTTGGGGAGCGTCAACGGGGTTTTCCTTCGCCTTTCGAAGAGCCAAAGCTCCAACCCCGCGCACCCACTTCGGGACCAAGATTTGATCCTGATAGGACAACAGGTGATAAGGTTTGAAATCGTGAAGGATGCAGAGGAAGGCCTCGGCCCGGCCATGCAGCACGGTACGCTGCTGTTCGGAACACCGGCGGCACCCCGACATGCACGCTTGTGCCAGCGCACGGTCGAAGGGGTGACCCGGGACGTCTTCCACATCCGGAAAGTCGAAACCGTGCTCGGCCGCGAATCGGGGGACATCGTTTTTACGGAGGATCCGTTTCTCTCCCGAAGGCACGCGGTCATCAAACTGGATGCGATGCGCAAGACCTTCACCATCGCGGACCTTGGATCCTCCAACGGAACTTTCCTTCAAATCCGTGGTGACGCGGTTCTCAAATCGGGAGACGAATTCCGAGTAGGCCAACAACTCTTTCGCATCGTGCTTCCATCGGGAGGGGCCGAAGGGCCCAAGTCGTCTTCGAAGTCCGGCGCGGAAGGCGCGCGACTTCCCAAATCCGGCATCGTGTCGTGACCCAGTCCGAAACCCCCATTCCCCCGAACCCTACGGAGCAGGGGGGTGGAGCGTCCGAGGAGGCCGCCAATCGCGCTCCCGCCGGCCCAGTGCATATCCGCGTCTTCGCACGAACGGATGTGGGGCAGGTGCGCGAGCACAACGAGGACAACTTCCTGGTGGCCGATCTCACGCGCCGCACGCGCGGGCTGCTCGAGGCCAATCGCTCGGCCGATGTCGGCATCCACGGGAGCCTGTTCGCGGTGTGCGACGGCATGGGCGGCGCCGCGGCCGGTGAAATTGCCAGCCAGCTGGCCGTCGACATCATCTACGAAAAGATGCTCGAGGGGCTCGAGCCCACCGTGGTCATCGAGCGCGACGAGCTGGCGCGACGGCTGGTGCGCGCGGTGGAAGCGGCCGGCCTCCGCATCTTCCAAGAGGCCAAGGTCGACCGAACGCGCCGCGGGATGGGCACCACCGTCACCGCCGCCGCGCTGGTCGACGACCATATGTTCCTGGCCCAGGTGGGCGACTCGCGCGGCTACATCCTGCGCGGCGAGCAGCTCATTCAGGTGACCCGCGACCAGTCGCTGGTGAACCAACTCATCGAGGCGGGGCAGCTCACGGAAGAAGAAGCCGAGACGTTCGAGCACAACAACATCATCCTGCAGGCCCTCGGCACGGCCGACTCGGTGCAAGTCGACCTGACCTATGTCGAGCTGCGCCAAGGCGATCTGCTCCTCCTCTGCTCCGACGGCCTCTCGGGCATGATCCGCTACGAAGAGATCCGCGAGGTCCTTCGCTCCTGCACCGAGCCGCTCGACGCCTGCAAGGCGCTCACCGAGCGCGCGAATCAGGCGGGTGGGCACGACAACATCACGGTCATCATCGCGCATTTCGACGGCGAAGGCCTCAAGCCCGCCAGCGCCGAGGGCGACTCCCTCCGCTACCGCAAGTACAACGTCCCCGAAGATCCGAACGACGCCACCTCGGCCGCGCGCCGCTCCACCGATCCGGGCCGCGATCCCAGCGCACCGCCGTCCGATGGTGTCCTTTCAATCCCCCCCGCCGCCGGCGACAAGATCGCAGCCTGGCAAGAGCACGGCCCGCACGCCAACCTCGAAAACGGCGAAGAGCGCATCGAAATCCCTGGCACGCACATCCCCACTTGGCTGGTGGTCACCCTCATCGTGGGCGTGATCGCCATGCTGGCGGGGGCGGCCGTCGTCCTCCTGCGTTAGCGGCGCGAGGGTCCATGCCCGCGCGCCCGCGCTGCGTGTCGCGCACAACCCGTCGCGCGCTTTGTGCTATAAGCACGCGCAATGGCACAAGGGGATCACCACACGGCAAGCCACCGCCTTCTCTTCGAAGAAGTGGCCACCGAAGGCACACGTTGCGACGTGTGCGGTGAGCCCGTGCCGACCGACGACGAAGGCTACGCCATCGGCGGAAGCGGCCTGTATCTCTGGACCCGCGGCGAAGAAGTCCGCTACGAAGAGCCCCCCCTCTGCGGCCGCTGCGGCACCGCCATCGGCGTCATGGCCCTCGCGCAGTGGGATCTCGAAGAGGACGAAGGCTAAAAGCCTCGAACGACCCCGTGCGGAGCTCCCAGCTCGCGCGCGCCTTGCCGAAATGAGCGAACCGCGCGAGGGACGCGATCGTTGCCCGATCGCCCGGCGTGAGCTCGCGCGAGCTCGCCCTACCGGGTCCGATGCGGCGGCGGTGCAGGCTTTACGGCCCCCGCGTCGGGCGGAGCGGCCTCGGGCGGCGGCTCGGGGGGAAGAACGGGCCCCGGAACGAACGACGTGGGGGGCGGCGGCGGCTTGATGACGGGATCGCGCCGGGTCTCCAGCGCGGTGGTGCCCCGCTCGCTGGGCGCGCCCGCGGAGTTGACCCAGTACTGGGCCGCGATGATGGCGATCAGAATGAACACGAACGCCAGACCGCCGCCGATGAGCATGTTCGGCGTGATCTTCCTGGGGTCCTCGGCGGAAGGCTCGGGCGACTCGCCCGTGTTGCGCGTGGTCGGCGCGCCGGTGCTCTGGTTTGGAACGGGCGTGGGCGAGTACGCCGCCGCGGGCGCCGCCGCCATGTGCTGGGGCGGAGCGCCATACGGCGAGTGCATGGGCGCATACGCTCCGGGCGGCGCGCCATAGGCCGACTGCATCGGCGTATAGCCGGCCATCGACGACGCGTTGTTCACGGCGCCCGCCGGCGGCGCGCCGACGGCGCCCATCGCAGGCGGCGTAGGGTTCATCGCGACCATGACCGACGTCCCCGTCGCCGGCCGGCGCGCGATGCTCGCCTCGTTGAACGAAGCCATCGGCATCGTGCGCCCGCGCGGATCGACGGGCGCCGCCATCGCCGGCGCCGACGCGACCGACGCCGAGGCGAGGGCCTCCGCGAGCGCATCGGCGAACTCGCGCGCGTTCTGGAACCGCTGCCCGGGATCGCGGGCCGCGGCGCGCAGCCACCAGCCATCGAAGGCGTGGGGAAGATCGGGCGCGAGCTGCGAGGGGATCGGCAGATCGTGCACGATGATCTGCATCAGCACCTCGGCGAGCGACGGGCTCGGAAACGGGCGCTTGCCCACCAGGCAGTAGAAGCAGATCACCGCGAGCGACCAGAGATCGCTGCGATGATCGACGCTGCGGCTCCCCTGCGCCTGCTCCGGGCTCATGTAATAGGGCGTTCCAAGCAGCGCGCCCACCCGCGTTTGCTGGTTGGCTTCGTCCGACGTCAGGCTCTTGGCGATGCCGAAGTCCAGGATCTTCACCAGCTCGCGATCGTCGTCGGGGACGAGGAACACGTTGTCGGGCTTGAGATCGCGGTGCACGATCCCTTCCTGGTGCGCCTTGGTCAGCCCCCGGCAAATCTGCTGTACGATCCCGATCACCTCGGAGGCCGACAAGCGGCCCTTGCGCTTCAAACGCTTTCCGAGATCTTCGCCATCGAGCAATTCCATGGCGATGTAAGGTCGCCCCTGGCACACACCGTGATCGAGAATTTGAACGACGTGCGGGCTCCGCAATTGCGCGGCCGCCTTGGCCTCCCGCTCGAAGCGCTGTTGCGCATCGGCCTGGGCAGCAAACTCACCCTCGATGAATTTGATCGCGCATGGAATGTCGAGCCCGAGGTGCGTCGCGTGCCATACCGACCCCATCCCACCCCGACCGAGAAGTCGATTGAGACGAAAACGGCCTCCAATGACGTCATTTTCAGCGAGACGCTGCATGCCCCTTCCGATCCGAGCACAGTATTATCCGGGTAAAGCGAGAAGCCCACAAGTGGACGCCGTGGCATCCATCGCGATGGACCCTCTCCGCACCAGGTTATTTGGCGCTCGAGCCCTTGCGTTTCCTCAGCCGCGAACCGATTTTGAGGCAGCCATGTGGGTGGCCGCTTCCGAGCCGAAAAAACCGCTATCGCCCAACTCCCCCCAAAATCCGCAGAATCCTGGCGGGCCAGGCGGTCCTGGTGAGTCCGGAGAAAGTGACGTCGATGTCGATGAGAGGACTTTGCCGCGAACCGTTCGCCGCTACAAAGTTGTCTTCCACAACGACGACTACACAACGATGGAATTCGTGGTCGACTGCCTCATGACCTTCTTTCACAAGAGCGAAACGGAAGCGACGCACGTCATGTTGACGGTGCATCGAAAAGGGAGCGCGGTTGCGGGCGTTTATTCGCGGGAAGTCGCGGAGACCAAGGTCGCCCAGGTCATGGATCACGCGCGCAAGCATGGGATGCCGCTCCTTGTCACCGCCGAGCCTGAGTGAGCCATGCGTATCAGCCCTGAAGTCGAAATTGCCCTGACCCTGGCCGCCAACGAGGCCGCCCGCCGCCGTCACGAATACGTGACCCTCGAGCATCTGCTGTACGCGCTGCTCTTCGACGACACCACCGCACTGGTCGTACGCCACGCCGGCGGAGACGTCTCGCGCCTCAAAAAGCAGCTCGAGCGCTACCTCGACGACAAACTGGAGCCGCTCCCCGAGGGCGCGCTCTCCACCCCCACCCCGGCCTTGGGGGTCCAGCGCGTCATTCGCCGCGCACTGCAGCATGTGCAGTCATCGGGCAAAGAAGAGGTCAAAGGCGCCAATGTGCTGGTCGCCGTCTTCGCCGAGCGCGAATCCTTCGCTGCGAGCTTGCTCGAACAATCCGGCGTGACCCGCCTCGACGTGGTGGCGTACCTCTCCCACGGCGTGTCCAAGCTCGACGATGCCGACGACGCGCGGGAGGCCAACGACACCGAGACCGACGGCGCGCCGGCCCCCGAGCCCGGCGGAGGCTCGAAATCGTCGCGCGATCCGCTCAAGGCGTACTGCGTCAATTTGAACGAGCAGGCGCGCGAGCAGCGCATCGACCCGCTCATCGGGCGCCAGGTCGAGGTGGATCGCATGGTCCAGATCCTCTCGCGCCGCAAGAAGAACAACCCGCTGCTGGTGGGCGACGCCGGCGTGGGCAAGACGGCCATCGCCGAGGGCCTGGCGCTCAAGATCGAGCGGAAAGAAGTGCCCCCTGCCCTGCAGAGCGCCACCGTTTACCAGCTGGACATGGGCGCGCTGGTGGCCGGCACCCGCTTCCGCGGCGACTTCGAGGAGCGCATCAAGGCCGTGGTCAAAGCGCTGGGCAAGGTGGCGGGCGCCATCCTGTTCATCGACGAGATCCACACCATCGTGGGCGCCGGCGCCACCAGCGGCGGCAGCATGGACGCCTCGAATCTGCTCAAGCCGGCGCTCGCCTCCGGCCGGCTGCGCTGCATTGGCTCCACCACCTTCGAAGAGTTCCGCCAGCACTTCGAGCGCGATCGCGCCCTGGCCCGCCGCTTCCAAAAGGTGGAGGTGCTGGAGCCCAGCGTGCAGGACACGGTAAAAATCCTGCGCGGCCTGCGCACGCAGTACGAAGACTTCCACGGCGTGCGCTACACCGATCCGGCCATCGAGGCGGCCGCGGAGCTGGCGTCGAAGCACCTGCACGACAAGAAGCTCCCCGACAAGGCCATCGACTTGATCGACGAGTCGGGCGCCAGCGTGAAGCTCGCGCACTCCACCACCTCGCTCTTCGGCGAGCCGGCATCGGCCCCCAAGGGAAAATCCGGCAACGGCAAGCCCTCGTCCCCCAAGCTGGACGAGGCCGAAACCCCGCGCCCCGTGGTCGACGTCCTCGACGTGGAGACGGTGCTCGCGCGCATGGCGCAGATCCCTCCGCGCGAGGTCTCCACCAGCGACAAGGACCGCCTGCGCAACCTGGAGCACGAGCTCAAGTCGGTCATCTTCGGCCAGGACTTGGCGATCGACCAGCTCACCAGCGCCATC contains these protein-coding regions:
- a CDS encoding FHA domain-containing protein — its product is MASTPSAAGVPASVKVDRGRLVIIAKDGGEGQSFPLVEGLDIGRAEGDVVLGDDRYLSPRHARLIWQRDELVLRDLGSVNGVFLRLSKSQSSNPAHPLRDQDLILIGQQVIRFEIVKDAEEGLGPAMQHGTLLFGTPAAPRHARLCQRTVEGVTRDVFHIRKVETVLGRESGDIVFTEDPFLSRRHAVIKLDAMRKTFTIADLGSSNGTFLQIRGDAVLKSGDEFRVGQQLFRIVLPSGGAEGPKSSSKSGAEGARLPKSGIVS
- a CDS encoding ATP-dependent Clp protease adaptor ClpS, which codes for MASIAMDPLRTRLFGARALAFPQPRTDFEAAMWVAASEPKKPLSPNSPQNPQNPGGPGGPGESGESDVDVDERTLPRTVRRYKVVFHNDDYTTMEFVVDCLMTFFHKSETEATHVMLTVHRKGSAVAGVYSREVAETKVAQVMDHARKHGMPLLVTAEPE
- the clpA gene encoding ATP-dependent Clp protease ATP-binding subunit ClpA produces the protein MRISPEVEIALTLAANEAARRRHEYVTLEHLLYALLFDDTTALVVRHAGGDVSRLKKQLERYLDDKLEPLPEGALSTPTPALGVQRVIRRALQHVQSSGKEEVKGANVLVAVFAERESFAASLLEQSGVTRLDVVAYLSHGVSKLDDADDAREANDTETDGAPAPEPGGGSKSSRDPLKAYCVNLNEQAREQRIDPLIGRQVEVDRMVQILSRRKKNNPLLVGDAGVGKTAIAEGLALKIERKEVPPALQSATVYQLDMGALVAGTRFRGDFEERIKAVVKALGKVAGAILFIDEIHTIVGAGATSGGSMDASNLLKPALASGRLRCIGSTTFEEFRQHFERDRALARRFQKVEVLEPSVQDTVKILRGLRTQYEDFHGVRYTDPAIEAAAELASKHLHDKKLPDKAIDLIDESGASVKLAHSTTSLFGEPASAPKGKSGNGKPSSPKLDEAETPRPVVDVLDVETVLARMAQIPPREVSTSDKDRLRNLEHELKSVIFGQDLAIDQLTSAIKLSRAGLRSPEKPIGCFLFTGPTGVGKTEVAKQLAKILGISFIRFDMSEYMERHTVSRLIGAPPGYVGFDQGGLLTDAIAKTPHAVLLLDEIEKAHGDVFNVLLSVMDHGKLTDNNGKSSDFRHVILLMTSNVGARDLARRAVGFHGGRDVNEADREFKRMFSPEFRNRLDARIPFDPLSPQVMVRVVDKFIRELNEQLSDRHVSLSVTNAARDWLADKGYDPENGARPLGRVIQDEVKRPLSEELLFGKLEHGGRAELDAEEGKIVLRYSAAPPPDAPPEAEGTTSKEGVADPVA
- a CDS encoding aminotransferase class I/II-fold pyridoxal phosphate-dependent enzyme — encoded protein: MIDLRSDTVTRPTPGMRQAIAHAEVGDDVYGDDPTTRGLEEEVAQLLGKEAAIFTTSGIMANQLALGVQTRPGDEVIVGEGAHVFSNEGAAGAALSNVQFAVTGVGRDGFLTADEVEAAIKPVANWFPRTSLVWIENTINRAGGRVFPQADVRAIADRIAPHGLALHLDGARIWNASAATQVSVTELAAPFDTVSVCFSKGLGAPVGSALAGPAARIKEARRLRHRWGGGMRQSGIIAAGARYALAHHRARLVEDHANARRFAEQLLAQGLPGLSVNLAGVETNIVNIDLDTPAAPVSLAARELGLLINASAPRRLRAVTHLDVTSAQIDEAVTLLARAVHACRTHRSA
- a CDS encoding Stp1/IreP family PP2C-type Ser/Thr phosphatase — translated: MTQSETPIPPNPTEQGGGASEEAANRAPAGPVHIRVFARTDVGQVREHNEDNFLVADLTRRTRGLLEANRSADVGIHGSLFAVCDGMGGAAAGEIASQLAVDIIYEKMLEGLEPTVVIERDELARRLVRAVEAAGLRIFQEAKVDRTRRGMGTTVTAAALVDDHMFLAQVGDSRGYILRGEQLIQVTRDQSLVNQLIEAGQLTEEEAETFEHNNIILQALGTADSVQVDLTYVELRQGDLLLLCSDGLSGMIRYEEIREVLRSCTEPLDACKALTERANQAGGHDNITVIIAHFDGEGLKPASAEGDSLRYRKYNVPEDPNDATSAARRSTDPGRDPSAPPSDGVLSIPPAAGDKIAAWQEHGPHANLENGEERIEIPGTHIPTWLVVTLIVGVIAMLAGAAVVLLR
- a CDS encoding tetratricopeptide repeat protein, with the translated sequence MKAVASKLLGIVAIACTVVACRAAKDPAYVRAFHEAERAETAGRYTEAAARFDSAEAIAPNAREKNHAAYLAAKMLARGGDYAGASARLERLAHQTPETEHTARAFYDLADIRIDHGDPDRGYADLAALLEKHPSSGLATHALTRLAAHRDETGGKKDTIAWLDSLGERLGRTELGETIAYQAALRTQSVGDLPGAHARYLAIVQRWPYPYGNTFDDSLYRASEIDETLGKPEEAIAHLDRMLSERETASLLGTYQRPRYTQAAFRIATLYRDRLNDRKKAREAFHRIYRDFTTSVRRDDALWQEAELYRLDGETDNACTRASTLVREFPDSRYVPCAQAKCASISRPAKSNAPKKCHSYLLPQADRDP
- a CDS encoding serine/threonine protein kinase produces the protein MQRLAENDVIGGRFRLNRLLGRGGMGSVWHATHLGLDIPCAIKFIEGEFAAQADAQQRFEREAKAAAQLRSPHVVQILDHGVCQGRPYIAMELLDGEDLGKRLKRKGRLSASEVIGIVQQICRGLTKAHQEGIVHRDLKPDNVFLVPDDDRELVKILDFGIAKSLTSDEANQQTRVGALLGTPYYMSPEQAQGSRSVDHRSDLWSLAVICFYCLVGKRPFPSPSLAEVLMQIIVHDLPIPSQLAPDLPHAFDGWWLRAAARDPGQRFQNAREFADALAEALASASVASAPAMAAPVDPRGRTMPMASFNEASIARRPATGTSVMVAMNPTPPAMGAVGAPPAGAVNNASSMAGYTPMQSAYGAPPGAYAPMHSPYGAPPQHMAAAPAAAYSPTPVPNQSTGAPTTRNTGESPEPSAEDPRKITPNMLIGGGLAFVFILIAIIAAQYWVNSAGAPSERGTTALETRRDPVIKPPPPPTSFVPGPVLPPEPPPEAAPPDAGAVKPAPPPHRTR